In the genome of Lynx canadensis isolate LIC74 chromosome F1, mLynCan4.pri.v2, whole genome shotgun sequence, one region contains:
- the SNRPE gene encoding small nuclear ribonucleoprotein E — protein MAYRGQGQKVQKVMVQPINLIFRYLQNRSRIQVWLYEQVNMRIEGCIIGFDEYMNLVLDDAEEIHSKTKSRKQLGRIMLKGDNITLLQSVSN, from the exons ATGGCGTACCGCGGCCAGGGCCAAAAAGTGCAGAAGGTGATGGTGCAGCCCATC AACCTCATCTTCAGATACTTGCAAAAT AGATCTCGGATTCAGGTGTGGCTTTATGAGCAAGTGAACATGCGGATAGAGGGCTGTATCATT ggttttgatgagtACATGAACCTCGTATTAGATGATGCAGAAGAGATTCATTCTAAAACAAAGTCAAGAAAACAACTGG GTCGGATCATGCTAAAAGGAGATAATATTACCCTGCTCCAAAGTGTCTCCAACTAG